The nucleotide window TCGTTGGCAGAATCCTTGTCAGAGTTCTCGTCGCTTTCAAGAAACTCTCGCAGGGTTTCCTCCTGCTCCAGTGCCTTGGCCAGAGTCATCCCGGGCACTCCCGGAATCATCTTGGAAAGCCGATCGGCAAGCCCATAGGGTTTGCCCTGCACCCGCGCCACGTCACGCACCACCGCCTTGGCGGCCATGGTACCGAAGGTAATGATCTGGCTTACCGCGTCACGGCCATATTTGTCGGCCACATAGTTGATCACCCGGTCCCGCTTCTCCATGCAGAAATCCACATCGAAGTCAGGCATGGAGACCCGTTCCGGGTTCAGGAATCGCTCGAACAGCAAGTCGTAACCGATAGGATCGAGATCAGTAATTTTCAGCGCATAGGCCACCAGGGAACCGGCACCGGACCCCCGACCGGGGCCAACCGGCACTTCGTTGTCCTTGCCCCACTGGATAAAGTCGGCAACGATCAGGAAGTAACCCGGAAAGCCCATCTGATTGATGATATCCAGTTCAAACCTGAGGCGGTCGTCATACTCCTTCCGTTTCTCGGCGTATTCGGGGTCACTCTCGTCCAGCAACACCTTGAGACGGTCCTCCAGTCCTTCCTGTGAGACCTTCTCAAAATACTGCTCAATGGTCATTCCTTCCGGGATAGGAAAGTCTGGCAGGAAGTTCTTGCCGAGACGGATGTCCAGCGTGCAACGACGCGCAATTTCTACGGTGTTTTCCAACGCTTCCGGCAGATCGGAAAACAGCTCCAGCATTTCATCTTCGGATTTCAGGTATTGCTGTTCCGAATATTTTTTGGGCCGGCGGGGATCTTCAAGTGTATTGCCATCATGAATGCACACCCGGGCCTCATGGGCCTCGAAATCCTCACGGCGGATAAAGCGTACATCATTGGTGGCAACCACCGGCAAACCCAGCTGTGACGCCAGCGCCACAGAGGCATGCAGGCAGTCTTCATCACCAGGGCGGGAAGTTCGCTGCACCTCCAGATAAAAGCGATCGCCATACAGGGAGGCCAGCCATGAGGCCTGCTGGGAAGCCAGGTCCGCTTTCTCTGCCAGCAGTAACTGGCCGATTTCCCCATGGGTGGCGGCCGACAGAACGATCAACCCTTCATTCAATTCTGCCAGCCATTCCGGCTTGACCAGCGCCAGCCCCCGGTCCTGATTGGTTTGCCAGGCGCGGCTGATCAGCAAGGTAAGATTCTGGTATCCCGCCTCGTTCTGGACCAGGAAGGACAGCCGGGCCGGGGCTTCCAGGTGCGTAGATTCCACCCAAAGGTCAGCCCCCATGATCGGTTTGATCCCGGCACCCATGGCATTTTTGTAGAACTTGATCAGCGAAAACAGGTTGGAGTCATCCGTGACAGCCACCGCCGGCATGGACTTCTCGACACAGCTCTTGATCAGCTCCTTTACCCGAACCACCCCGTCAGACAGGGAGTAATCGGTGTGCAGGCGCAGATGGACAAAACGCGGTTGGCTCAAAACAACTTACCTTGTGCTATTGCGGCAGACACCGGGCCAAAGGAGCGTCGATGCTCGGCCAGGGCGCCATGTTCATTCAGGGCCGCCAGGTGGGCCTTGGTGGGATAGCCCTTGTGGCGGTCGAAACCATATTGGGGATATTGCTGGTGAAGCAGGGCCATTTCACGGTCACGGGCTACTTTCGCCAGAATCGATGCTGCCGAAATAGCCGGAACTCTGCCATCCCCTTTCACCACGGCCTCGGCCGGACACGGCAGTGCCGGCACCCGGTTACCGTCTACCAGGACGGCATGGGCGTCAAGCGACAACGCCTGCACAGCCCGTTGCATCGCCAGCATGGTGGCGTGGAGGATATTGAGTTGATCGATTTCTGCCGGTTCCGCGCGCCCCAGGGCCCAGCACAGCGCCTTGGATTTGATCTCTTCTTCCAGCAGCAAACGTTTCTTTTCTGTGAGCTTCTTCGAATCAGCAAGCCCGACTATCGGCTGCTCGGGGTCAAGAATCACCGCGGCGGTCACCACCGCCCCCACCAGCGGGCCTCGGCCCACTTCATCAACACCCGCCACCCGCATTCCCGGAGACCAGTTGAAACGGGACGGAATGAAAGGCTCAGCCAGCCCATACTCGGAAAAGGGGTCCATCTCACCGCTCCAGTAACTGGCTTACCGCATCGGCGGCCTTTTCGCTGGCTCCACCACGAAGTTGCTCATGGACCGCCTGAAAACGGGAGATCAACGCCTGGGCCTTGTCCGGGTTATCCAGCCAGCGCTTCACCTCGGTAACAATAGCCTCACAGGTCAGATCATCCTGAATCAGCTCGGGCACCATGGCCTCTCGGCACAGCAGGTTCGGCAACGACACGAACTCACTCTTTACCAGCCGGCTCGCAATGGCATAGGTCACCTTGCCCACCCGATAGCCCACCACCATGGGCTTGCCGACCAGCAGGCCTTCCAACGTGGCAGTACCAGAGGACATCAGTATCACGTCTGCCGCCGCCATGACGGTTCGGCTTTCGCCATCGACCAGCGTGACAGGCAAACCCGGAGTGTGCTCAAGCAAGGCTTCGATCTGTTCACGCCGGGCGGCGTTGGCTGCGGGGATCACATAATGCAGTTCTGGACGGCTGGCACTAAGCGCAACCATGGCTTCAATAAATATCGGCATCAGTTGCCCGACTTCGCCGCCGCGACTTCCGGGGAGCACCGCAATCAGTGTGGCTTGCGGACTGAGATCCAGCGCCTGCCTTGCTGCAAAAGTATCAGTTTGCAACGGCACGCGATCTGCCAACGGATGCCCAACAAACGCCACGGGTACCTGATGCTCTTCATAGAACCGCGCTTCAAACGGCAGCAGGCACAGCATCAGATCAATGCTTTTCTTGATTCCCTTGATACGCCCCTGTCGCCAGGCCCATACGGAAGGGCTGACATAATGGACCGTCTTCAGGCCCTGCTCGTGCAGACGACGCTCAATGGGCAGCGTGAAGTCCGGTGAATCGATACCGATCACCACATCCGGCTTCTGTTCCAGCAAGAAGCGAACCAGCTGTTTCCGCAGGCGCAATAATTCGGGGAGGTGGGCAAGCACTTCGGTGATACCCATCACCGAGAGCTTCTCCATGGGGAAAAGACTATCCAGACCGGCCTCAGCCATCTCACTTCCCCCGACGCCAATGAAGCGCGCGCCGGGATAGCGAGATTGCAGAGACTGCATGAGGCCTGCACCCAGAATGTCGCCGGACGCTTCACCGGCGATCAGGGCAATCAGCGGAGCGTCCTTGCGAAACTCCATGTCAGCGTGTGATGCCGCGCTCGGATGCCTTGAGGGAGTCGATCAAAATCTGCAACTCGTCACTGGCAGGCATGGACTCCAGCTCCCCCAGTGCCTGCTCGAGAGTGAGCCCCTGGCGGTAGATTACCTTGTAGGCATTACGCAGGGTGGCAATGATTTCCCTGGACCAACCACGACGCTTCATGCCCTCGAAGTTCATGCTGCGAGCCTGAGCCGGGTTACCTGACACCATCACATAGGCAGGAATATCCTTGAGCACCAGCGAACAACCCGATGTCATGGCGTAGGAGCCAATCTTGCAGAACTGATGGACGCCCGTCATGCCGCCCAGGATCACACCATTGCCCACATGAGCATGCCCCGCAACCGATGCGTTGTTGGCGAAAATACAATCATCGCCAATCATGCAATCGTGCGCTACGTGGACATAGGCCATAAGCAGGTTACGACTACCAATCTTCGTCAGGGAGTTATCCTGAATGGTGCCACGGTGAATGGTAACGGACTCACGAATAACATTGTCGTCACCGATTTCCAGCCGGGTAGGTTCACCCTTGTATTTCTTGTCCTGGCATTCTTCGCCCACAGACGCGAACTGGAAGATGCGATTGTTCTTGCCAATAGTTGTCGGTCCGTTGACAACCACATGGGGACCAATCACGGTACCAGCCCCGATTTTCACGTCGGGACCGATGATGGAATACGGGCCGACCTGCACGTCCTCTGCAAGCTCCGCGGCCGGATCAATAATGGCGGTCGGGTGAATCATGTAATTATCACTTGTTCTTGGTTTGAGTCAGCCAAGTATACGTTAGTCCGTGGCCTGATCCGACCGTTAGTTCACGGCCGCATCAACAATCAGCTCTTGTGCTCGGCGACCAGCATCTCGGTACTGGCAACGATCCTGCCGTCGACCTTGGCGTGACAGACAAATTTGAGAATATTGCGCTTGGTGGTGACGTGCTCTGCAAACAGATGCAAGGTATCACCCGGCAAAACCTGACGTTTGAAACGGGTCTTGTCAGTACCGACCAGCAGGTAGTTGAAACCGTCGGCAGGCTTCTTGTTCTCAGTCACAAAACCCAGGATACCTGCTGCCTGAGCCATGGCTTCGATAATCAATACGCCTGGCATAATCGGTTCGTGCGGAAAATGACCGTTAAAGAACGGTTCATTGATCGTCACATTCTTGATCGCCTCTACGCGCTTGCCCGGCTCCAGATCCAGCACACGGTCAACCAGCAAAAAAGGGTAACGGTGGGGCAGGTACTCCCTGACCTCTAGGATATCCATCATCTTGTGTTCCACACAGGCAGGGCCGCAATCAGCGGCCGTTAATCACTCAAACGTTCCAGTTTGCGTACGCGGCGGGCGAGTTCATCAAGATTGCGGAAACGAGCCACATTCTTTTGATAGCGACGTTGTTCATCCGCAGGCAAAGCCGAGCCATAGGTTCCTGGCTGGGTAATGGAACTGGATACCAGGGTCATGCCCAGTACCTGCACCTTGTCACAGATTTCAATGTGACCTGCCACCCCAACGGCGCCCCCCAAAAGACAGTAGGAGCCAATTTTGGAAGAACCGGCAATGCCGACCTTTCCTGCCAGAGCAGTATGGTCACCAATAACGACGTTATGGGCTACCTGGATCTGGTTATCCAGAATCGCGCCATTGCCAATGACGGTGTCGTCGATTGCACCCCGATCGATCGTGGTCCCTGCGCCGATTTCTACATCCGCGCCAATCCGGACACCGCCCACCTGATGCACCTTGGTCCACCCTGCCCCGTTAAAGGCAAAGCCAAACCCGTCTGCACCCAGCACACTGTTGGCGTGTATGATAGTGCGCGGACCGACTGTGACACCATGGTAAATTGTAACATTTGGCCAGATACGACACTGATCACCGATGACCGAGCCTGCTCCGATCACCGAATTGGCCATGACCACCGCACCTTCACCGATCTTCACACCCGCATCAATCACCGCATTGGGACCAATGCTGGCGGTAGCCGGAATCGTCACAGACGCGTCCACTACCGCAGAGGGATGGACACCGGGCTGAGCCTGGGGAGCCACGTCGAACAGGGCGCTGGCCTTTGCGAAGGACAGATAAGGGTCCTTCACGATCAGTGCCGCCACCGGACAGAACTCGCGCTGGTCTTCCTGCAACAGGACGACCGCAGCACGGGTCTGCTCCAGGTAGCTGCGATAACGCGGGTTCGCCAGAAATGTCATCTGGGTACCGGTAGCCGATTGAATCGTGCCCATGCCATCCACTGGCCGGTCGGGATCACCAACCAGCTCGGCATCCAGGATTCGGGCGAGTTCTCCGAGAGTATGCATTACTTCATCTTGTTCAGTTGCTGACTGACAGCCTCAGTCACATCGACAGCATTTTCACCAACATACACAGCTGCCTGGGCATTAATCACCAGATCCAGCTTCTTGTCCTTGGCAACCTGCTCGATGGCTTGCTGGAACTTGGGCCCCATATCTTCCATCACTTCGCGCTGGGCGGCTTCGGCACGACCTTGAAGCTTGCGCTGCAGACTCTGGATTTCCAGCATCTTCTGTTTGCCGCGGGTGCTCATTTCTTCCTGCTGGTCCGGAGACAGGGTCATGGCCTCTTTTTGCATCTTGGCCTGCAGTTCCTGCACTTCCATACCCAGCTTGTTCAGCTTCTCTTCATCCGGTGCCAGCTCTTTCTCCAGCGCAGACATTTTACCCTTTACTGCAGTGGTCTCCTGCAGGGCCTTGAGCGGGTATACGATACCGATGTTGCTTTCAGCAAGTGCCAGGGCAGGAAAAAGCAGCGCAGCGGCGAGAAGGCATTTTTTCATCATTATTAAACTCCTAGAAAGTCTGTCCCAAAGAAAATTGAAATACTTCAGTGTCATCACCTGGCTGGTCATTAAGCGCCTTGGCCAGGTTGAAACTGAGCGGGCCGATAGCGGTCAGCCAGCTCAGGCCGATACCCGCAGAGGTACGAATATCCTGTGGCTCAAAGTCCGCAAAGATATCATCCCGCTCGGTTTCAAATACGTTACCTGCATCCACGAACAGGAAGGTACGCACACTTCTGGATTCCGGCGCGAACGGCGTCGGAAAAATCAGTTCAAGACTGGCTTCGGTGAGCAAGTTGCCCCCGATAGGGTCCGGATCAGGATCAATGGTGCCATTGAGGAAATAGCTGAGACCTTCAGACCGAGGGCCCAGAGAGCGCGATTCATAGCCACGAACCGACCCAATACCACCTGAATAATAGTTTTCAAAGAACGGCAATACTTCATCGTCACCGTAGCCATCACCGTAGGCTACATCACTGCGCATGCGCAATGTCCAACGCTGGCTGATCGGGAAGTACTTTTGTCCCGTCCAGTTGGCACGGTAGAAACCATAATCAGAGCCCGGCACGGCCACTTCCAGCCCCAGTGTGCTGGACCAGCCACGATCAGGAAAAATACCCCGGTTCAGGGTGCTGGTGGACAACGAGGCGTTCAGCTTGTACTCGTCAAACTTGGTGCCTTCTGTCACCAGGAAGTTGAAGATATCCACTGCCACGAAATCACCGGTAGTAATATCCGTACGCTCGTAGGTGCCACCAAAGCTCAGACGCGAGTATTCAGAGATCGGATAACCAAACGTCACCGAGCCGCCCAAACGATCTGCCGCATAGGAGGCTACCGAGGTTTGGTCATAGTCAATTTCGGAGAAGAACAGGCTGAAACCACGGCTTACACCATCCAGCGTGTAATAGGGGTTGTAGTGCGAAAAGCTGTAAGAATCACGCACATCAGAACGGCTCAGCGCAAATGACACCCGGTTACCACTGCCTCGCCAGTTATTCTGGGTCACGTTGGCGCCGAAGATAAAGCCGGATGCATCGGAGTAGCCCACGTTGGCACCGATGGAACCAGAGGGCTGTTCTTCCACCTTGTATTCCACATCCACCAGATCATCGGTATTGGGTACACGCGGAGTATCTGCCTGCACAACACTGAAATAACCGAGACGCTGCAAGCGCTGGCGAGACAGGTCCACGAGAGACGTGTTGGCAGGCGCATTTTCAAACTGACGCAACTCACGGCGCACCACCTCATCAGAGGTCTTGGCATTGCCAGAGAAGTTAATGCGCCGCACGTATACCTTGCGGCCGGGCTCCACATAGAACGTCACATCGACGGTATTGTTTTCATCATCCGCATTGTGCTCCTGACCACGCACCTCCGCGAAGGTATAACCTTCATTACCAAGCCGGCGCTTGATCAGGTCGTTGGTATAAGTGACCAGCTGCTGGCTGAACACCTGCCCTTTCTTGACGATCAGCAGCGGCTTGAGCTGGTCTTCCTCGACCACCAGATCGCCTGCCAGTTTCACTTCATTGACCGTGTACTGCTCACCTTCCACCACATTGATGGTGACGAAGACACTACGTCGGTCAGGGGTGACTGACACCTGGGTGGACTCAATGGAAAAGTTGATATAACCGCGGTCAAGGTAGTAAGAGCGCAGACGCTCGAGATCACCGCTGAGCTTCTCCCGGGAATACTTGTCATCGCCCTTGATGAACGACCAGAAACCAGTGGAATGTAGCTCAAAGTCCTTGAGCAACTCTTCATCATCAAACAGCTGGTTACCGACCACGTTGATATCGCGAATACGGGCGGCCTTGCCCTCATAAATATCAATTTTCAGGGCGACCCGGTTACGGGGTAACGCAATGGATTCCGTCTTGATGCTGGCGCCGTAGCGGCCCTGACTCACATACTGGCGTTCCAGTTCGCCGGCAATCGCTTCCAGGGTGGAACGCTGAAACACTTCACCTTCTGCCAGTCCAGCTTCGGTGAGGCCCTTGCGAAGATTTTCTTCATCGATGGACTTGTTGCCTGACAATTCGATACGCGCAATGCTGGGGCGCTCAGCCACCACCACAACCAGATCATCACCATCACGACCCAACTGCACATCCTCAAAATTACCGGTGGCAAAGAGAGTCTGTACTGCATTCACCACGCTGTCGCGCGTGACGGTATCGCCCGCCTGAATGGGCAGCTCTGCATAAACCCGCTCAACAGGAAGACGCTGCAGCCCTTCTACGCGGATATCATGCACCTTGAATGGCAACATGCCATTGGCATTGGCCAGGGACGCTGCAAACAGGCAAATCGTGGCCAGCCAGCCCTTGAAAAGGCGGCGGGTAGTATCCCCAAATATCATGAAAACTGCTTCACCAAGTCGTTATAGATCGCCAATAGCATGAAGCTGACTACCAGAGTCAGCCCGACACCCTGAGCGGCTAAAAGAAAACGTTCAGGTAAACTGCGACCGCGAATCATTTCAATGATTCCAAAGAAAATCCAGCCGCCGTCGAGCATCGGTATTGGCAGCAGGTTGATAACACCGAGAGTAATGCTCAGATAGGCCAGCAATGCCAGAAAACTGGCAAGGCCAATAGAAGCACTTTCACCGGCGACCTGGGCGATGGTAATAGGACCACCGAGGTTATCAAGCGAGAGTTTACCGGTCACCAGCTTCGCCAGGCTGGAAAGAATGACTTCCACCTGCTCGACAAACCGACCACCCGCTTCCGGTATTGCGGACAACAGCGAAAAGTCCTGGCGATAAATACCGCCGGCACCCACCCCGATACGCCCAAAGGTCTTGCCCTGTTCTGTGACAGAATCCGGCACCACGGTCAGGGACACCTGCTCTCCGTCACGAATCACGGTCAACGGCAGGCTGACACCCGCGCTACTCATGATGGTTTCTTGCCACGTCTGCCAGTTATTGACCGGCTGGCCAGCCAGAGTCAGCACCAGATCGGCGCTGCGCATTCCGGCCTGCTCTGCAGCACTGCCCTCCACGACCGTGCCAATGACCACCGCCTGATTGATACCCAGCGTCTCAAGCGGAGGGCTTTCCGGGTCTTGCGACCAAAGAGAGATATCCAGCTGGCGAACGTGCTTCTCACCACGGGCATCCCGCACCGTCACCGCCAACGGCGCGTCTTCACCGAGATGCAGTATCATCTCGTTGTAGAACGGCCTCCAGCCTTCCAGTGCCACGTCACCTACCGCTTCAATCCGGTCTCCGGGCTGAAAGCCAGCTTGCTCAGCCGCAGTTTGAGGCGCCACAGGACCAATTACCGCGCGCATGCCGGATTGCCCGTAGCCTGCCAGCAAGACCCAGTAGATCAACATTGCCAGGATGAAATTGAACACCGGCCCCGCTGCATAGGTAATGACCCGCTGCCAGGCAGGCTTGGAGGAAAACTCGCCGGGGTGCCCCTCAGCAGTTTCATCTTCACGGGCATCCAGAGGCTTCACATACCCACCCAGAGGAACCGCGCTGATGGTCCAGAGAGTGCCTTTCTTGTCGGTAAAATTGAGGAGCTTGGGGCCAAAGCCCACAGAGAAGGTCAGCACACGGACGCCAAAGGCCCGCATGGCAAGGAAGTGGCCCCACTCATGGAAGGCCACGATAATGATGATGGTGACGACAAAAGCCAGAACCGTCAGCATCTGCGCTCCTTGATCAGACGACAGGCCAGTTCCCGAGCCTGTCGATCAATGTCCATAACGGCTTCCACATCCACGCACCCGGGTGCATGCTGCTTGGCCAGTGTCTGTTCCACCACCGCCGGTATGCCCATAAAGTCCAGTCTGCCGGCGAGGAAGGCGGCAACCGCTTCTTCGTTAGCGGCATTGAGCACTGCGGTCGCGGTTCCTCCGGTTTCCATGGCATTGCGCGCAAGGGCAAGACAAGGAAACCGCGACGTATCCGGCAGCTCGAAATTCAGGCCTGCCAGCTGGGAGAAATCCAGTCTCTGCGCCCCTGATTCTACTCGTTCTGGCCATGAAAGGCCGCAGGCGATGGGGGTGCGCATATCCGGCGTCCCCATTTGGGCCAGTACTGAACCATCCCGATAAGCCACCATGGAATGCACCACACTCTGCGGGTGCACTACCACATCAATCTGGTTGGGTGAGACACCAAACAACCAGCAGGCCTCGATGAATTCCAGCCCCTTGTTCATGAGGGTTGCAGAGTCCACCGAAATCTTTGGGCCCATGTCCCAGTTGGGGTGTTTCACTGCCTGAGCCGGCGTCACCGCCTGAAGCTGTTCTGCCGTAAACTCGCGAAATGGGCCACCCGAGGCGGTCAGCAACAACCGCTCAACCCCGGCATTGACCCCTTCCTGGGGCAAGCACTGGAAAATGGCGTTGTGCTCGGAGTCCAGCGGCAACAGCGTTGCACCACTATCACGGACTGCATCCATGAACAGGGCACCGGTCACTACAAGCGCTTCCTTGTTGGCCAGTAAGACGCGCTTTGCCGCCCTCACTGCCGCCAGCGTGGGGCGCACCCCGGCAGCGCCCACAATGGCTGCCACCACGGTATCGGCCTGCTCATGGGCCGCCAGCTGGGACAACGCATCTGCTCCGGCCAACACCTCAGTGTCCGACCCTGCGTCACGCAGATGGTTCCGCAGCTTCTCCGCCGCCTGCTCATCCGTCAGAGCGGCAAAACGTGCCCCGGTTGCCAGGCACTGCTCTGCCAGGCGTTCCCAGCGAGTACTGGCTGTAAGGGCAAAAATTTCATAGCGATCCGGGTGGCGAGCAACCACGTCCAGCGTCTGCTGGCCGATACTACCTGTTGCACCCAGCACCGTAATCCGCTGTATCACAGGCTGCCCCCCGGCAGACCGAACCAGTTGAACCCGGCCAAGGCGATAGGCATGGCAGCAGTGACGCTGTCGATACGGTCCAGCATGCCTCCATGGCCAGGCAGAATCGTGCCACTGTCCTTGAACCCACGCTGACGTTTGACCATGCTCTCGAACAAGTCACCCAGCGCCGATGCCAGTACGGTCATCAACGCGACCAGCATCAGCGGCATCAGCGACGCCTGCAGTACACCGCTGGCATAGACCCCGCCAACCACAACAAGCGCGAGCAATACACCGCCGATCAATCCCTCAATGGTTTTACCCGGGCTCACTAGCGGCGCCAGTTTATGCTTGCCAAGGGCCCGCCCGGCAAAATAAGCGCCGGTATCTGCAGCCCATACCCACAAAAGGATAAACAGTAATGCGAAAGGGCCCGCCAGACCCAGCGCACCCTGATCCTGAAGTTGCACCACGGCGGCCCAGGAAGGCACCAGTAGTAACAGCCCCACTACAGCCATCAGGCCAGTGCGATACCAGATTGCCGCATTGCCGGGGTAACCCACCACCAATACCAGCGCCAGCAGCCACCATGCCGGGATTGCGTTAAGCAGCCAGGCCGGCTGAAAGAACTCAGCCAACACCATGACGCCCGCCAGTACTGCGGTCCAGAGTATCCGAACGACCTGGGACACCTTGCCCATCATGGCCGCCCATTCCCACCCAGCCAGCACGAAAAAGATTCCGGCCACCACCGCAAAGGGGATGCGCTCAAGACCAAATACTGCCCCAAGGACGATCGGCAGCAGCACCAGCGCGGTGATCACCCGCAGTTTAAGCATTGTTATTCTCCTTTCAGGCTGGCCACTTCCTCTCCGGAACGGCCAAATCGGCGCTGACGGCCGGCATAATCCTGCAGCGCGTCATCAAAAGCTTCGGCACCAAAGTCGGGCCACAACAACGGGGAAAAACAGAATTCACTGTAGGCCAGCTGCCAAAGCAGAAAGTTACTGATCCTCTGGTCACCACCAGTACGAATCAACAGATCGGGCAAGGGAAGATCTGCCATGGCGATATGCGGAGCTAGCGACTCGGCGCTCACCTGGTCCGGCCGCAATTCACCGGCAGCCACCTGTTCCGCAAGCCGTCGGGCCGCATTGGCAATATCCCACTGACCACCATAGTTGACGGCAATCACCACCGTCATCCGGCTGTTGTTGGCCGTCAGCGCTTCCGCTTCTGTCATGCCAGCCTGGAGCTCATCGGAAAAAGCAGAGCGATCACCAATAAAACGGATGCTGACACCCTTGCTGTGCAGCTCCTCTACCCTGCCCCCTAATGCCTTGAGAAACAGCGCCATCAGGTGGGCCACTTCTTCCGGCGGGCGACGCCAGTTTTCGGAACTGAACGCAAACAGGGTCAGCACTTCGACGCCACGGGTTGCGGCTTGGCGAATGATGGTCTGCACCGCCTGTTCGCCAGCCCGATGCCCCTCTTCGCCAGGCAAGCCACGCTTGCGCGCCCAGCGATTGTTACCATCCATAATGATGGCCACATGACGGGGGAGCTCCCCCTGATGAGAGTCGATATCCGGCGCGCTGGAGCGAGGCTGGTCACTGGACATAAAACTTCCGCCAATAACAAAAGCGGGCTGGTTCACAGCCCGCCAAATCGAATTTGAAACTGAAAACCGGATCAGACGGTCATCAGCTCCTCTTCCTTTTCTTTAAGAACCTTGTCCACTTCAGCCACCATCTTG belongs to Alcanivorax sediminis and includes:
- the rnhB gene encoding ribonuclease HII; translation: MDPFSEYGLAEPFIPSRFNWSPGMRVAGVDEVGRGPLVGAVVTAAVILDPEQPIVGLADSKKLTEKKRLLLEEEIKSKALCWALGRAEPAEIDQLNILHATMLAMQRAVQALSLDAHAVLVDGNRVPALPCPAEAVVKGDGRVPAISAASILAKVARDREMALLHQQYPQYGFDRHKGYPTKAHLAALNEHGALAEHRRSFGPVSAAIAQGKLF
- the lpxB gene encoding lipid-A-disaccharide synthase is translated as MEFRKDAPLIALIAGEASGDILGAGLMQSLQSRYPGARFIGVGGSEMAEAGLDSLFPMEKLSVMGITEVLAHLPELLRLRKQLVRFLLEQKPDVVIGIDSPDFTLPIERRLHEQGLKTVHYVSPSVWAWRQGRIKGIKKSIDLMLCLLPFEARFYEEHQVPVAFVGHPLADRVPLQTDTFAARQALDLSPQATLIAVLPGSRGGEVGQLMPIFIEAMVALSASRPELHYVIPAANAARREQIEALLEHTPGLPVTLVDGESRTVMAAADVILMSSGTATLEGLLVGKPMVVGYRVGKVTYAIASRLVKSEFVSLPNLLCREAMVPELIQDDLTCEAIVTEVKRWLDNPDKAQALISRFQAVHEQLRGGASEKAADAVSQLLER
- the lpxA gene encoding acyl-ACP--UDP-N-acetylglucosamine O-acyltransferase; this encodes MIHPTAIIDPAAELAEDVQVGPYSIIGPDVKIGAGTVIGPHVVVNGPTTIGKNNRIFQFASVGEECQDKKYKGEPTRLEIGDDNVIRESVTIHRGTIQDNSLTKIGSRNLLMAYVHVAHDCMIGDDCIFANNASVAGHAHVGNGVILGGMTGVHQFCKIGSYAMTSGCSLVLKDIPAYVMVSGNPAQARSMNFEGMKRRGWSREIIATLRNAYKVIYRQGLTLEQALGELESMPASDELQILIDSLKASERGITR
- the fabZ gene encoding 3-hydroxyacyl-ACP dehydratase FabZ; amino-acid sequence: MDILEVREYLPHRYPFLLVDRVLDLEPGKRVEAIKNVTINEPFFNGHFPHEPIMPGVLIIEAMAQAAGILGFVTENKKPADGFNYLLVGTDKTRFKRQVLPGDTLHLFAEHVTTKRNILKFVCHAKVDGRIVASTEMLVAEHKS
- the lpxD gene encoding UDP-3-O-(3-hydroxymyristoyl)glucosamine N-acyltransferase; its protein translation is MHTLGELARILDAELVGDPDRPVDGMGTIQSATGTQMTFLANPRYRSYLEQTRAAVVLLQEDQREFCPVAALIVKDPYLSFAKASALFDVAPQAQPGVHPSAVVDASVTIPATASIGPNAVIDAGVKIGEGAVVMANSVIGAGSVIGDQCRIWPNVTIYHGVTVGPRTIIHANSVLGADGFGFAFNGAGWTKVHQVGGVRIGADVEIGAGTTIDRGAIDDTVIGNGAILDNQIQVAHNVVIGDHTALAGKVGIAGSSKIGSYCLLGGAVGVAGHIEICDKVQVLGMTLVSSSITQPGTYGSALPADEQRRYQKNVARFRNLDELARRVRKLERLSD
- a CDS encoding OmpH family outer membrane protein — encoded protein: MMKKCLLAAALLFPALALAESNIGIVYPLKALQETTAVKGKMSALEKELAPDEEKLNKLGMEVQELQAKMQKEAMTLSPDQQEEMSTRGKQKMLEIQSLQRKLQGRAEAAQREVMEDMGPKFQQAIEQVAKDKKLDLVINAQAAVYVGENAVDVTEAVSQQLNKMK
- the bamA gene encoding outer membrane protein assembly factor BamA encodes the protein MIFGDTTRRLFKGWLATICLFAASLANANGMLPFKVHDIRVEGLQRLPVERVYAELPIQAGDTVTRDSVVNAVQTLFATGNFEDVQLGRDGDDLVVVVAERPSIARIELSGNKSIDEENLRKGLTEAGLAEGEVFQRSTLEAIAGELERQYVSQGRYGASIKTESIALPRNRVALKIDIYEGKAARIRDINVVGNQLFDDEELLKDFELHSTGFWSFIKGDDKYSREKLSGDLERLRSYYLDRGYINFSIESTQVSVTPDRRSVFVTINVVEGEQYTVNEVKLAGDLVVEEDQLKPLLIVKKGQVFSQQLVTYTNDLIKRRLGNEGYTFAEVRGQEHNADDENNTVDVTFYVEPGRKVYVRRINFSGNAKTSDEVVRRELRQFENAPANTSLVDLSRQRLQRLGYFSVVQADTPRVPNTDDLVDVEYKVEEQPSGSIGANVGYSDASGFIFGANVTQNNWRGSGNRVSFALSRSDVRDSYSFSHYNPYYTLDGVSRGFSLFFSEIDYDQTSVASYAADRLGGSVTFGYPISEYSRLSFGGTYERTDITTGDFVAVDIFNFLVTEGTKFDEYKLNASLSTSTLNRGIFPDRGWSSTLGLEVAVPGSDYGFYRANWTGQKYFPISQRWTLRMRSDVAYGDGYGDDEVLPFFENYYSGGIGSVRGYESRSLGPRSEGLSYFLNGTIDPDPDPIGGNLLTEASLELIFPTPFAPESRSVRTFLFVDAGNVFETERDDIFADFEPQDIRTSAGIGLSWLTAIGPLSFNLAKALNDQPGDDTEVFQFSLGQTF
- the rseP gene encoding RIP metalloprotease RseP; the protein is MLTVLAFVVTIIIIVAFHEWGHFLAMRAFGVRVLTFSVGFGPKLLNFTDKKGTLWTISAVPLGGYVKPLDAREDETAEGHPGEFSSKPAWQRVITYAAGPVFNFILAMLIYWVLLAGYGQSGMRAVIGPVAPQTAAEQAGFQPGDRIEAVGDVALEGWRPFYNEMILHLGEDAPLAVTVRDARGEKHVRQLDISLWSQDPESPPLETLGINQAVVIGTVVEGSAAEQAGMRSADLVLTLAGQPVNNWQTWQETIMSSAGVSLPLTVIRDGEQVSLTVVPDSVTEQGKTFGRIGVGAGGIYRQDFSLLSAIPEAGGRFVEQVEVILSSLAKLVTGKLSLDNLGGPITIAQVAGESASIGLASFLALLAYLSITLGVINLLPIPMLDGGWIFFGIIEMIRGRSLPERFLLAAQGVGLTLVVSFMLLAIYNDLVKQFS